The following proteins come from a genomic window of Solwaraspora sp. WMMA2065:
- a CDS encoding AraC family transcriptional regulator, giving the protein MISALNRLVDLVEEHLTEEFDVDAVAGTLGTTEYHLRRMFSSLAGMPLSEYVRRRRMTVAAADLVRGDDDLLSIAVRYGYGSTEAFGRAFRAVHGVGPGDVRRRGGPLRTQSQLRFRLTVEGNTPMHTRIIDRPAFRLVGHAARVPLIHHGVSPHIQRHIAALPAQEHSRLKSLGNAEPAGLLQILHDLDPDSTEGTELTYLHGVAIDTDTAIPADLNSVEVPAGTWAVFRTAGPHPQTLQAAWAATATEWFPSNPWRLRPGPSMVAFLERAADFSTATCDLWLPVEPD; this is encoded by the coding sequence GTGATCTCGGCACTCAATCGGCTGGTCGACCTCGTCGAAGAGCACCTGACCGAGGAGTTCGACGTCGACGCGGTGGCCGGCACGCTCGGCACGACCGAGTACCACCTGCGCCGGATGTTCTCGTCGCTGGCCGGCATGCCGCTGTCGGAGTACGTACGCCGCCGCCGGATGACCGTCGCCGCCGCCGACCTCGTTCGCGGCGACGACGATCTGCTGAGCATCGCCGTCCGGTACGGGTACGGCTCGACGGAGGCGTTCGGGCGGGCCTTCCGGGCCGTACACGGTGTCGGCCCGGGTGACGTGCGCCGTCGCGGAGGCCCCCTTCGCACCCAGTCACAGCTCAGGTTCCGCCTGACCGTCGAAGGGAACACTCCGATGCACACCCGAATCATCGACCGGCCCGCCTTCCGGCTCGTCGGACACGCGGCCCGGGTCCCGCTGATCCACCACGGCGTCAGCCCGCACATCCAGCGGCACATCGCCGCACTACCGGCCCAGGAGCACTCCCGGCTGAAGTCGCTCGGCAACGCCGAGCCGGCCGGACTGCTGCAGATTCTCCACGACCTCGACCCGGACAGCACCGAGGGCACCGAGCTCACCTACCTGCACGGGGTCGCCATCGACACGGACACGGCCATCCCCGCCGACCTCAACTCCGTCGAGGTGCCGGCCGGCACCTGGGCGGTGTTCCGCACCGCCGGACCGCACCCGCAGACCCTGCAGGCGGCCTGGGCCGCGACCGCCACCGAGTGGTTCCCGTCCAACCCGTGGCGGCTGCGGCCGGGTCCGTCGATGGTTGCCTTCCTCGAACGTGCGGCCGACTTCAGCACCGCCACCTGCGACCTGTGGCTGCCCGTCGAACCGGACTGA